In Candidatus Flexicrinis proximus, the genomic window ATCACGGACCGGGCGATGGTCAACCGCGGGACATTCTACGACCATTTCGCGGACAAGTATGCGCTGATGGAATACACGCTGCGCGAGTCGTTCCGGCAGACGCTGAACGACAAGCTGCCGCCGCACTTCTCATTTACCGCCGAGAACCTCGGCCTCCTGATCCTGGCGACCTGTGAGTTCCTGGCGGCGCTGCACCGCCAATGCCTGCCGTCGGAGCGCGAACAGTTCCCGATCCACGTCCAGACGCAGATCACCAGCCTGGTGCAGGAAATCCTATCCGGTTGGTTCCGCGCCGCGCATGCCGCCAACCGCCGCGACGCCGCCGACCTGGCCGCCGCGGTGACGAGCTGGGCGATCTACGGCGCG contains:
- a CDS encoding TetR family transcriptional regulator, producing MVTPQGKTVDLRIRRTKKLLQEALLALMASKSFQDITVQDITDRAMVNRGTFYDHFADKYALMEYTLRESFRQTLNDKLPPHFSFTAENLGLLILATCEFLAALHRQCLPSEREQFPIHVQTQITSLVQEILSGWFRAAHAANRRDAADLAAAVTSWAIYGAALHWSQGDQSEPVTAFVPRVLPIIMAGVSPA